One Maribacter sp. HTCC2170 genomic window, GTCGTGGCTTTCTCAGCATTAGACATTTAATGGCCGAAGCTGGTTATGAGGACAAAGATTTGTATTATGATGCTAATGGAAAGCCCCATTTACATGATGGCAATCATATAAGCATAACTCATTCACATCATTTTACCGGGATTATTGTTAGCACTACTGATGAAGTTGGAATTGATGTTGAAATGCAACGCGAAAAAATTACTCGGATTGCCTATAAATTCACCCCTTTGGAAGCTTATGAGCATATTAAAAACCCAAACGATCTAGTGCGTAAGTTTACCATTGTTTGGGGGTGTAAGGAGTCGCTATATAAAATCCACGCTACCCAGGGCCTTAGTTTTTTCAGGCATATTTATATTGAGGATTTTGAATTTTCGAATACAATAATTGAAGGATTGATTGCGTATGAGGGAGATACTTCATATTATAATCTTCAGTTTTTGGAGTTTGAAGGGTTCACTTGTGTTTATGCAGTAAAGAAATAGGAAATTAAAATTTGAATATGGAAATTTCAGTTGAACTCACTTTTTCTCCTCTTCAAAATGATTTTGAAGAGCATATCATCAATTTTATTAAAAAATTAAGGGCTTCAGGGCTTACTGTTCTTGAGAACCCATTGAGTACTCAAGTTTTCGGAACCTATGATGAGGTTATGCGGGTTTTGAATGTTGAGATCAAACAAGCTTTTGAACTAATGGATAAAGGTTTATTGTACATCAAAGTCGTAAAATCTGATCGCAGCGAGTATGAGCCACATTTTTGATTTTTTATTTGATGCCTATCGCGGCAAAGAAGTCTATATTATTGTCTTGGAAGCCATCGTGTTGGTTTTTGGAATATTAAGTGTTTGGTACGCCAAAAAAGAAAATATTCTGGTATACCCTACAGGTTTAGTTGCTACGGTAATAACAGTCTATTTGTTCTTCAAGGATGGTTTATTGGGCGATATGATGATGAATTTTTACTGGTCGGCAATGAGTATTTTTGGCTGGTGGAACTGGGCCCGAAGGAAGGGAGAGGAAAAAGTAGTGAAAATCACTAGGACCACTCAAAAGGAGAAAGCCATAGGCTTTGGTCTATTTGTGGCAACTATGGGAATTAATTATGGGGTTTATAAGGCCTTTGGTACTGACATAGAACCTTTAAATTATATAGATATTTTTACATCTGGGATCTTCTTTACGGCAATGTGGTATATGGCGTTGAAAAAACTGGAAAACTGGACACTTTGGATTTTTGCTGACTTAATAACCATTCCACTTTACGCTTCTAGAGGATGGGGAATGTTATCTTTTCAATATATTATATTTACAATACTTGCCGTACAGGCTTATTTCGCATGGAAGAAAAATTTAGACAAGAGCCCTCGGACATCTTAAAGGTTGTATTGTTCGGACCAGAATCAACGGGAAAAACTACGTTGTCGGAGCAATTGGCAAGACATTATAATACCGTTTGGGCTCCTGAATATGCGAGGAGGTATTTACAGGATAAATGGAACAATGAAAGAAAGACCTGCGAGCCAAAAGACTTGCTCCCTATCGCCGAAGGGCAAATGAAATTGGAGAATGATCTTGTAAAAAAGGCAACAAAAATACTTATTTGTGATACGGATCTTCTAGAAACAAAGGTCTATTCTGAGGCGTACTATTTGGGGTATTGCGATCCCATGCTTGAAAAATATGCATTAGAGAATAAGTATGATTTGTATTTTTTGACCTATATAGATATACCATGGGAAGCTGATGATCTTCGTGACAAGCCTAATGAACGGGAACGCATGTTCTTATACTTTAAAAACACATTGGTAAAATATAATAGGAAATTTATTACCTTGAAGGGGGATAAGAAAACACGCTTGAAAACAGCTATTGAACATATTGATAATTTATTGAAATGATGCAACTTACTGAGGACGATTTAAAACAAATTGCAGCGAAAGGAATAAAAAAAGAGAAGGTTAGGAATCAAGTTGAGATTTTTAAAGAAGGTATTCCATTTGTGAACCTTGTAAATGCTGCCGTTGTGGGTGAGGGCATAAGCAAATTTACGGTACGTGAGCAGAAATCATTGATAACCAAATATGAAGGCTTAAAGAGCCAATTAACACTTCTGAAGTTTGTGCCAGCATCAGGCGCTGCCTCAAGAATGTTCAAGGCACTTTTTAGCTTTTTGGATGAATTTGATCCAGCCAAGGAAACCTTTGAGGAGTATTTTGAGCGAACTGGTGATAAAGACCTGCAAGCATTTTCAGAAAAAATAGAATACTTTCCATTTTATGAATTGGTTCGCGACCATATCAAAGGCTTGGCAACTAACGAAAGTGAGGCGCTTTATCTTTTTGTGAAGGAAATGATGTCTGAAGATGCTTTGAATTATGGGTTTTATCCGAAAGGGTTATTACCATTCCATAATTACGGGGACCATTCCGCAACACCCTTTGAGGAGCATTTGAAAGAGGCATCCGATTACGCAAAGAATGGCGATGAAGCCAATTTGCACTTTACAATTTCTGAGCAACATATTAAAATGTTTACGAAAGAGTATGGCGCCATCTATGATCGTCTAGCAAAGGAAACCAAAACTGTTTTCAATATTGGGTATTCCTATCAAAAGGCGTCAACGGATACCATCGCTGTTGATAATGAGAATAATCCCTTCCGGAATTCTGATGGTTCTTTACTTTTTAGACCTGGTGGTCATGGGGCTTTGATTGAAAATTTGAATGAGGAAGATGCCGATATCATCTTTATTAAAAACATTGATAATGTTGTTGTTCCTGAGGCACAGGAAGAACTTGCAAAGAGTAAAAAGGTA contains:
- a CDS encoding 4'-phosphopantetheinyl transferase family protein → MPLYKTIQVTPEITVYIWKIEESEEKLADGIRLTDHCQNRLDGMKSEMHRRGFLSIRHLMAEAGYEDKDLYYDANGKPHLHDGNHISITHSHHFTGIIVSTTDEVGIDVEMQREKITRIAYKFTPLEAYEHIKNPNDLVRKFTIVWGCKESLYKIHATQGLSFFRHIYIEDFEFSNTIIEGLIAYEGDTSYYNLQFLEFEGFTCVYAVKK
- the pnuC gene encoding nicotinamide riboside transporter PnuC, which encodes MSHIFDFLFDAYRGKEVYIIVLEAIVLVFGILSVWYAKKENILVYPTGLVATVITVYLFFKDGLLGDMMMNFYWSAMSIFGWWNWARRKGEEKVVKITRTTQKEKAIGFGLFVATMGINYGVYKAFGTDIEPLNYIDIFTSGIFFTAMWYMALKKLENWTLWIFADLITIPLYASRGWGMLSFQYIIFTILAVQAYFAWKKNLDKSPRTS
- a CDS encoding AAA family ATPase, whose amino-acid sequence is MEEKFRQEPSDILKVVLFGPESTGKTTLSEQLARHYNTVWAPEYARRYLQDKWNNERKTCEPKDLLPIAEGQMKLENDLVKKATKILICDTDLLETKVYSEAYYLGYCDPMLEKYALENKYDLYFLTYIDIPWEADDLRDKPNERERMFLYFKNTLVKYNRKFITLKGDKKTRLKTAIEHIDNLLK
- a CDS encoding DUF4301 family protein, yielding MMQLTEDDLKQIAAKGIKKEKVRNQVEIFKEGIPFVNLVNAAVVGEGISKFTVREQKSLITKYEGLKSQLTLLKFVPASGAASRMFKALFSFLDEFDPAKETFEEYFERTGDKDLQAFSEKIEYFPFYELVRDHIKGLATNESEALYLFVKEMMSEDALNYGFYPKGLLPFHNYGDHSATPFEEHLKEASDYAKNGDEANLHFTISEQHIKMFTKEYGAIYDRLAKETKTVFNIGYSYQKASTDTIAVDNENNPFRNSDGSLLFRPGGHGALIENLNEEDADIIFIKNIDNVVVPEAQEELAKSKKVLAGLLLKVQEKAFKFAKLLDDNKLSADVMLEIKEFLEKDLNVRFIDKYAGFSIGEQIEILKDKINRPIRICGMVENEGEPGGGPFWIRNVHNHVSLQIIESAQIDMNDEKQLGILKNSTHFNPVDLVCGVKNFKGEKYNLLNFVDHKQGFITGKTQEGRELKALELPGLWNGAMAYWNSIFVEVPLSTFNPVKTVNDLLKPTHQVQ